Proteins from a single region of Starkeya sp. ORNL1:
- a CDS encoding FixH family protein: MPVPTSPAVSGRPITGRLVLACLVGFFGVIFIANGILVRAALSSFGGVETDSAYQAGLVFKRDEAEAAAQAARHWKVDVHLDAANLDVRAAGPDGTPLAGLDLVARLHHPYDSRLDEEIPVRAVAAGAWRGAPDAVPGQWDLVVELYKDGERQFRSINRIMLK; encoded by the coding sequence ATGCCCGTGCCCACTTCGCCCGCGGTCTCCGGCCGCCCGATTACTGGCCGCCTCGTGCTGGCCTGCCTGGTCGGCTTCTTCGGCGTGATCTTCATCGCCAACGGCATCCTCGTGCGTGCGGCGCTGTCGAGCTTCGGCGGGGTGGAGACGGACAGCGCCTATCAGGCCGGCCTCGTCTTCAAGCGCGACGAGGCGGAGGCGGCGGCGCAGGCGGCGCGGCACTGGAAGGTGGACGTCCATCTCGACGCCGCCAACCTCGACGTGCGCGCCGCCGGGCCGGACGGCACGCCCCTCGCCGGCCTCGACCTCGTCGCGCGGCTGCACCACCCCTATGACAGCCGCCTCGACGAGGAGATCCCGGTGCGCGCAGTGGCGGCGGGTGCCTGGCGCGGCGCGCCGGACGCGGTGCCGGGCCAATGGGACCTGGTGGTCGAGCTCTACAAGGACGGCGAGCGGCAGTTCCGCTCCATCAACCGGATCATGCTGAAGTGA